The following are from one region of the Stanieria cyanosphaera PCC 7437 genome:
- a CDS encoding CobW family GTP-binding protein: MTQTTVSSNTLETSKHGLPVTIITGFLGSGKTTLLNHILTNQEGLKTAVLVNEFGEIGIDNELIVSTDESMVELNNGCICCTINEDLVNAVYKILEREDKIDYLVVETTGLADPLPVALTFLGTELREMTRLDSIITLVDSANYSLDLFNSQAAFSQIQYGDVIILNKTDLVDEADVDLLEVKIREIKQDARILRTQKSQVPLPLVLSVGLFESDKYFDSIESEPEHHDHHEHHHHHDHEHDHHHHHSDHLENDGFTSLSIQSDKPFNIRKFQYFLDNQLPGNVFRAKGILWFDESPKRHIFHLSGKRFTIEDEEWKGEKKNQLVLIGQNLDHDILREQIENCLCLPSENRGKGFGK, from the coding sequence ATGACTCAAACTACTGTTTCCTCTAATACACTTGAAACTTCAAAACACGGTTTACCAGTTACCATCATTACAGGTTTTCTTGGTAGTGGTAAAACTACTCTTCTTAATCATATTCTCACGAATCAAGAAGGTTTGAAAACTGCTGTTTTAGTTAATGAGTTTGGGGAAATTGGCATTGATAATGAATTAATTGTCTCTACTGATGAAAGCATGGTAGAGCTAAATAATGGTTGTATCTGCTGTACCATCAACGAAGATTTAGTTAACGCCGTCTATAAAATTCTTGAACGGGAAGACAAAATTGATTATTTGGTAGTAGAAACAACAGGTTTAGCAGATCCTCTTCCTGTTGCCCTCACTTTTTTGGGTACGGAATTACGAGAAATGACTCGTTTAGATTCAATTATTACATTGGTAGATTCGGCTAATTACAGTCTGGATTTATTTAATAGTCAGGCTGCTTTTAGTCAGATTCAATATGGTGATGTAATTATTCTTAATAAAACTGATTTAGTCGATGAAGCTGATGTTGATTTACTTGAAGTCAAAATTAGAGAGATCAAACAAGATGCTAGAATCCTTCGCACCCAAAAATCTCAAGTACCTCTTCCTCTAGTTCTCAGTGTTGGTTTATTCGAGTCAGATAAATATTTCGATTCAATAGAATCTGAACCTGAACATCATGACCATCATGAACATCATCATCATCACGATCATGAGCATGACCATCATCACCATCACTCCGACCATTTAGAAAATGATGGTTTTACCTCTCTCTCAATTCAAAGTGATAAACCTTTTAACATTAGAAAATTTCAATATTTTCTTGACAATCAATTACCTGGTAATGTTTTTCGTGCCAAAGGTATTCTTTGGTTTGATGAAAGTCCCAAACGTCATATCTTTCATTTAAGTGGCAAAAGATTCACTATTGAAGATGAAGAATGGAAAGGAGAAAAGAAAAATCAATTAGTTTTAATCGGTCAAAATTTAGACCATGATATTTTAAGAGAACAAATTGAAAATTGTCTCTGTCTTCCTTCAGAAAACCGAGGCAAAGGTTTTGGGAAATAA
- a CDS encoding DUF7683 domain-containing protein: MNSEFLINPKLPNKKHDNTVLDKTEEISKPKIDRVLRWFEKEGDDLVGEKVISNVNLEHLQKLFGIDSENPMYDCYLVESPEQINYLQNLLNLELDTKSYDYLVECDMVKPTSVISIKYKICLLINLEGDPNRGGYLIVDEFNENPGLSKDDRFYIKNWKVGYSNSQGLGNLSFDFEVQVMSLQKTLFRHEELLTEIFVESPNREEIKKLVDALRERNPDVIKSSTNN; this comes from the coding sequence ATGAATTCTGAATTTTTAATTAATCCTAAATTACCAAATAAAAAACACGATAATACGGTTTTAGACAAGACTGAGGAAATATCAAAACCTAAAATTGATCGCGTACTTCGTTGGTTTGAAAAGGAAGGGGATGATTTGGTAGGAGAAAAAGTTATCTCTAATGTTAATCTAGAGCATCTACAAAAACTATTTGGGATTGATTCAGAAAATCCGATGTATGATTGCTATTTGGTAGAATCTCCCGAACAAATCAATTATTTGCAGAATTTATTAAATTTAGAGTTAGATACAAAATCTTACGATTATCTAGTTGAATGTGACATGGTTAAACCCACTTCTGTCATTTCTATCAAATATAAGATATGTCTTTTGATAAATCTTGAAGGCGATCCCAATCGAGGTGGGTATCTTATTGTTGATGAATTTAATGAAAACCCAGGATTATCTAAAGATGATAGATTTTATATAAAAAATTGGAAGGTGGGTTATTCAAATTCCCAAGGCTTAGGAAATTTATCTTTTGACTTTGAAGTACAAGTTATGTCGCTTCAGAAAACTCTTTTCCGACATGAAGAATTATTAACAGAAATTTTTGTTGAGTCTCCAAATAGAGAGGAAATTAAGAAATTAGTAGATGCTTTAAGAGAACGTAATCCAGATGTAATCAAATCATCAACTAATAATTGA